ttaaaaaaactttCTACAGTTTCACtgatttttaactttaatatttattttttttttaaaaaaaaattaaataaaattaaataaaataaataactacTATATATAtctacaattattattttattttatttttttttttatttatttcattttatttttttttttttgaattttatttttttttattttttattttttttttatttttttttttttatcattgaaaatcataaataaattttttttttttttttttaatttttttttttttttttccaaattttttttttttttagtcatCGAAAGAAAATATGTTAAGAGCAATTAATCAAAATAGTGCTAAAGTTGTAAAGTCcttaaaacaacaattagtTGTCTTGGAAGCAACAAATGTAGTTGCATACACTGGTACTAAATCTTTCACCACAACAAAAACTTTCAACAATACTCAAACCAAACCAAAGATTTTCACCTCATCAaatgttttatcattttcatcaccatcatcatcaaatgttTTCAGCGAAATTTTAAACAAACGTTCTTATTCATCAAAAGGTAGGTCGAGCAAAAgtcaaatcaaataaaataaaataatttgcaTATGTGTGTTAagacaaaacaaaaaaaaaaaaaaaaaaaaaaaaaaaaaaccacacgaaaccacacacaaaaaaaaaaaaaaaaaaaaaacaaaaaaaaaacaaaaaaaactaatttataaaatggaTAAATAGGTAAAGAAATTACTATGCCAGCATTATCACCAAGTATGACTGAAGGTAATATTGTTCAatggaaaaagaaagaaggtGACCAAATTAAAGCAGGTGATGTCATTGCAGAAGTTGAAACTGATAAAGCAACTATGGATTTCCAATATGAAGATGGTAATGGTTATTTAGCTAAAATTTTAATCCCAGAAGGTACTAAaggaattgaaattaataaagtaatgtattttttttttttttttttttttttttttttttttttttttttttttttttaaaattataagcACAACATTGCAATGATATTAACCTACCACCAACCCCATTCATAtctttatatattataaaatattatatttttaatatatatatttttttttttatattttatagcCAATTGCAATCATTGTATCAAAGAAAGAAGATATTGAGTCAGCagttaaaaattataaaccaAGTTCACAAGCTTCATCAACTCCAGTTCAAGAAGAAgcaccaaaaccaaaacaagAAGCACCAAAAAAATCAACTAAAACTTgtaaataattcatcataCATTTCTatcatatatatttatatgcattttgataatacattaaattgatttgatatttttgttaacatttcattttttttttatatttttatttttagaccCAGCTCATAAAGTTGTAGGTATGCCAGCATTATCACCAAGTATGGAAACTGGTGGTATTGCATCATGGACAAAGAAAGAAGGTGATCAAATTAAAGCAGGTGATGCAATTGCTGAAGTTGAAACTGATAAAGCAACTATGGATTTCCAATATGAAGATGGTAATGGTTATTTAGCAAAGATTTTAGTTCCAGGTGGTACATCTGGTATTCAAATTAATCAACCAGTTTGTATTATAGTAAAGAACAAAGAAGATTGTGATAAATTTGCTGATTATTCAGTTGAAgaacaatcatcatcatcatcatcatcatcacaagaATCAActccatcatcatcatcatcatcatcacaagaatcaacaccatcacaatcatcatcacaacaaACTACACGTAAATCTGGTGAAAGAATTTTCGCTACACCAGCAGCAAGATTTGAGGCATCATCAAAAGGATATGATCTTTCAGCAATCAATGGTACTGGTCCAAATAATAGAATTCTTAAAGCTGATGTTTTAGAATTTGTACCACAAAAACAAGAAGTtgctcaacaacaacaacaacaaactactaccaccactaaaAAACCAACTACACCAACTTCATCAGGTGAATTCACTGATATTCCACATAGTAATATTCGTAAGGTTACTGCAGCTCGTCTTACAGAATCAAAACAAACCATTCCACATTATTATCTCACAATGGAATGTCGTGTTGATAAACTCTTAAAACTTCGTTCAGAATTGAATGCAATGAACACTGTTAAAATCTCTGTCAATGATTTCATTGTTAAAGCATCCGCTGCCGCCCTTCGTGATAATCCAGTCGTAAATTCAACATGGACCGATCAATTCATTAGAAGATATCACAACATTGATATCAACGTTGCCGTCAATACACCACAAGGTTTATTCACTCCAATCGTTAGAGGTGTCGATATGAAAGGTCTCAACTCTATCTCAACCTCTGTTAAACAATTGGCTGAAAAAGCTCAAAATGGTAAATTACACCCATCCGAATTTGAAAGTGGTACTTTCACTATCTCTAACTTGGGTATGCTCGGTATTAAACAATTCGCAGCAGTCATCAATCCACCACAAGCTGCTATCTTGGCCGTTGGTACCACAGAAACTCGTGTCGTTTTAAGCAATAAACCAGACTCACCATATGAAACCGCTACCATTTTATCCGTTACCTTAAGTTGTGATCATCGTGTTATCGATGGTGCTGTAGGTGCTGAATGGTTAAAGAGCTTCAAAGATTATGTTGAAAATCCAATCAAATTAAtcttataaataatttaaatataaataaaaaagcaacatattaataaaaaaaaataaaataaatcatatttatatatatatatatatatatcatgatttataaagttaaaaataaatttcagaTTGtgtaattttgaattgttaattaataatattattgttttatttttattattattttattattattattttcattatcattattatttttataagaaaagaaaagaaaagaaatggaaaaaaaggatataaaaataataataaaaaaactttacaaaagattcaaaaaaaaaaatatagcaTGCTGCAGAActtaaacaattaataaataaaaacacaaaaataaaaaaagaatcattagaaaagataaatcatgtgaaaataataataatagttataaaatttgcttttataaaattttttattaaattttaaaaaatttatcatttttaaatttagtttggatttttccttttataaaaattaaaaaagacttGTTTCAATTCAATCCATTTCGAATTTTTAGTTACAATATAGTTGCTAGAGTTATGGCTGATTTTttcttgtttaattttttattataatagtaGCTgcttcaattattaaaattggctgcatcaattacaaaataTGGTTCATTTCTACCAGGAATGGTGAAATTAAAACCTGAGgaactatttattttaaaaatttatttgtaagtaatggtttttattattttttatttttttattactattattattattattattattattattattattattattattattattattattattattattattatttttattattataaaataaacttacctgtttttttcaatttttgggAATTGTACATAAGTTGCTTTAGGATTTAACAAGTCTGGGATATCTGACGATATATCAAAAGCTTGGCCAATAGCTTTTGGATCAAAACCCATGTGGATATCTGTGGCAGTAGAATCCCCGTTGTTATGAACTTGAACTCCATATCTAGAAAAATGAGTTACACCCACATCCCATTCAGATTGTTTGGTAGTTTCCACTGTCACTGCATTGAAATCAGAGGCTTTAACACACTTACATGAACCGTTTGATGTAACACTAACTTCCTTAGCACCACATGGACTATTTTTACAACCATAAGCAAAAACAAAAGTGaagataaaaatacaaaGGACTGCCAAGAATTTCATTttgatggttttttttttttttttaaaaatataggttttttttgttttgaaaaagattaaatgttttatatttgtttattatatatttgttttggtttggaaaataaaaaaaaaagacattttatttataattttttttatattttttttattttttttatttttttttttttaactctgaattagtttttattaattaaaaaaattacaaaaattagaaatatcaataaaatttgaaaagaaata
This region of Dictyostelium discoideum AX4 chromosome 3 chromosome, whole genome shotgun sequence genomic DNA includes:
- the pdhC gene encoding dihydrolipoamide acetyltransferase, with amino-acid sequence MLRAINQNSAKVVKSLKQQLVVLEATNVVAYTGTKSFTTTKTFNNTQTKPKIFTSSNVLSFSSPSSSNVFSEILNKRSYSSKGKEITMPALSPSMTEGNIVQWKKKEGDQIKAGDVIAEVETDKATMDFQYEDGNGYLAKILIPEGTKGIEINKPIAIIVSKKEDIESAVKNYKPSSQASSTPVQEEAPKPKQEAPKKSTKTYPAHKVVGMPALSPSMETGGIASWTKKEGDQIKAGDAIAEVETDKATMDFQYEDGNGYLAKILVPGGTSGIQINQPVCIIVKNKEDCDKFADYSVEEQSSSSSSSSQESTPSSSSSSSQESTPSQSSSQQTTRKSGERIFATPAARFEASSKGYDLSAINGTGPNNRILKADVLEFVPQKQEVAQQQQQQTTTTTKKPTTPTSSGEFTDIPHSNIRKVTAARLTESKQTIPHYYLTMECRVDKLLKLRSELNAMNTVKISVNDFIVKASAAALRDNPVVNSTWTDQFIRRYHNIDINVAVNTPQGLFTPIVRGVDMKGLNSISTSVKQLAEKAQNGKLHPSEFESGTFTISNLGMLGIKQFAAVINPPQAAILAVGTTETRVVLSNKPDSPYETATILSVTLSCDHRVIDGAVGAEWLKSFKDYVENPIKLIL